One Myotis daubentonii chromosome 12, mMyoDau2.1, whole genome shotgun sequence genomic region harbors:
- the DNMT3A gene encoding DNA (cytosine-5)-methyltransferase 3A isoform X3 — translation MREELSPALDLPPLSPAQKEAEKKAKVIAVMNAVEENQGSGESQKVEEASPPAVQQPTDPASPTVATTPEPVGADTGDKNATKAADDEPEYEDGRGFGIGELVWGKLRGFSWWPGRIVSWWMTGRSRAAEGTRWVMWFGDGKFSVVCVEKLMPLSSFCSAFHQATYNKQPMYRKAIYEVLQVASSRAGKLFPACHDSDESDTAKAVEVQNKQMIEWALGGFQPSGPKGLEPPEEEKNPYKEVYTDMWVEPEAAAYAPPPPAKKPRKSTTEKPKVKEIIDERTRERLVYEVRQKCRNIEDICISCGSLNVTLEHPLFIGGMCQNCKNCFLECAYQYDDDGYQSYCTICCGGREVLMCGNNNCCRCFCVECVDLLVGPGAAQAAIKEDPWNCYMCGHKGTYGLLRRRDDWPSRLQMFFANNHDQEFDPPKVYPPVPAEKRKPIRVLSLFDGIATGLLVLKDLGIQVDRYIASEVCEDSITVGMVRHQGKIMYVGDVRSVTQKHIQEWGPFDLVIGGSPCNDLSIVNPARKGLYDSPADGFLSRLSEGTGRLFFEFYRLLHDARPKEGDDRPFFWLFENVVAMGVSDKRDISRFLESNPVMIDAKEVSAAHRARYFWGNLPGMNRPLASTVNDKLELQECLEHGRIAKFSKVRTITTRSNSIKQGKDQHFPVFMNEKEDILWCTEMERVFGFPVHYTDVSNMSRLARQRLLGRSWSVPVIRHLFAPLKEYFACV, via the exons ATGAGGGAAGAACTCTCTCCAGCCCTTGACCTCCCACCACTGTCTCCAGCCCAGAAAGAG GCTGAGAAGAAAGCCAAGGTGATTGCAGTAATGAACGCTGTGGAAGAAAACCAGGGGTCCGGCGAGTCTCAGAAGGTGGAGGAGGCCAGCCCTCCTGCAGTGCAGCAGCCCACTGACCCCGCGTCCCCCACTGTGGCCACCACCCCTGAGCCTGTGGGGGCTGACACGGGGGACAAGAACGCCACCAAAGCAGCCGATGACGAACCAGAGTACGAG GACGGCCGGGGCTTTGGCATTGGGGAGCTGGTGTGGGGGAAACTGCGGGGCTTCTCCTGGTGGCCAGGCCGCATTGTGTCTTGGTGGATGACGGGCCGGAGTCGAGCAGCTGAAGGCACCCGCTGGGTCATGTGGTTCGGAGACGGCAAGTTCTCAGTG GTGTGTGTGGAAAAGCTGATGCCGCTGAGCTCCTTCTGCAGCGCTTTCCACCAGGCGACCTACAACAAGCAGCCCATGTACCGCAAGGCCATCTACGAAGTGCTGCAG GTGGCCAGCAGCCGAGCCGGGAAGCTGTTCCCAGCGTGCCATGACAGCGATGAGAGCGACACTGCCAAGGCCGTGGAGGTGCAGAACAAGCAGATGATCGAATGGGCCCTCGGAGGGTTCCAGCCCTCTGGCCCCAAGGGCCTGGAACCACCGGAAG AGGAGAAGAACCCCTACAAAGAAGTTTACACAGACATGTGGGTTGAACCCGAGGCAGCTGCCTATGCgccacccccaccagccaaaAAGCCCCGGAAGAGCACAACCGAGAAGCCCAAGGTGAAGGAGATTATCGACGAACGCACAAGAG AGCGGCTGGTGTACGAGGTGCGGCAGAAGTGCCGGAACATCGAGG ACATTTGCATCTCTTGTGGGAGCCTCAACGTCACCCTGGAACACCCTCTCTTCATCGGAGGAATGTGCCAAAACTGCAAG AACTGCTTCCTGGAGTGCGCGTACCAGTACGACGACGACGGCTACCAGTCCTACTGCACCATCTGCTGTGGGGGGCGTGAGGTGCTCATGTGCGGGAACAACAACTGCTGCAG GTGCTTTTGCGTGGAGTGCGTGGATCTCTTGGTGGGGCCCGGCGCCGCCCAGGCAGCCATTAAAGAAGACCCTTGGAACTGCTACATGTGCGGGCACAAGGGCACCTACgggctgctgcggaggcgggacgACTGGCCCTCGCGGCTGCAGATGTTCTTCGCCAACAACCACGACCAGGAATTT GACCCTCCGAAGGTTTACCCACCTGTCCCAGCCGAGAAGAGGAAGCCCATCCGGGTGCTGTCTCTGTTTGACGGAATCGCTACAG GGCTCCTGGTGCTGAAGGACCTGGGCATTCAGGTGGACCGCTACATCGCCTCGGAGGTGTGCGAGGACTCCATCACGGTGGGCATGGTGCGGCACCAGGGGAAGATCATGTACGTCGGGGACGTCCGCAGCGTCACGCAGAAGCAT ATCCAGGAGTGGGGCCCGTTCGACCTGGTGATTGGGGGCAGTCCGTGCAATGACCTCTCCATCGTCAACCCTGCCCGCAAGGGACTCTACG ACAGCCCAGCTGACGGCTTTCTCTCCCGCCTCTCAGAGGGCACTGGCCGGCTCTTCTTTGAGTTCTACCGCCTCCTGCATGACGCGCGGCCCAAGGAGGGAGATGACCGCCCCTTCTTCTGGCTCTTTGAGAATGTGGTGGCCATGGGCGTTAGTGACAAGAGGGACATCTCACGATTTCTCGAG TCCAACCCTGTGATGATTGATGCCAAAGAAGTGTCAGCCGCACACAGGGCCCGCTACTTCTGGGGGAACCTTCCTGGTATGAACAG GCCGTTGGCATCCACTGTGAATGACAAGCTGGAGCTGCAGGAGTGTCTGGAACACGGCAGAATAGCCAAG TTCAGCAAAGTGAGGACCATCACCACGAGGTCGAACTCCATAAAGCAGGGCAAAGACCAGCATTTCCCCGTCTTCATGAATGAGAAAGAGGACATCTTATGGTGCACTGAAATGGAAAG GGTGTTCGGCTTCCCTGTCCACTATACCGACGTTTCCAACATGAGCCGCTTGGCGAGGCAGAGACTGCTGGGCCGGTCGTGGAGCGTGCCGGTCATCCGCC